In the genome of Streptomyces aquilus, the window GGTTGACTTCCGGACGCGCGTAGAACGCGGTTGCGCGCCCCCGTGGACTTGACCGCGAACAGTCAGGCCAGGGGAATTCACACTGCAAACACTACGAGCGAGTAACTCTCCACCAGCCTGTGAGGTCTAGTCCTGTCTTGAATTCGACCCTTCCGGGTCCGGATCCAAGCGGGGCTGCGGAGCCGTAAGTTGCTCCTGCACCGGTTGCGCGACCGGTGGCGGCACCGCCGCACCCCCCGACTGCGCCCGCTCCAGGAACCGCAGCAACTCCACGGGGAACGGCAGCACCAGCGTGGAGTTCTTCTCCGCGGCCACCGCCACCACCGTCTGGAGCAGCCGCAGTTGCAGCGCCGCCGGCTGCTCGGACATCTCCTTGGCCGCCTCGGCGAGCTTCTTCGACGCCTGGAGCTCGGCGTCGGCGTTGATGACCCGGGCCCGCCGCTCCCGGTCGGCCTCGGCCTGCCGGGCCATGGAGCGCTTCATGGTCTCGGGCAGGGAGACGTCCTTGATCTCGACGCGGTCGATGGTGACGCCCCACTCCACGGCCGGGCTGTCGATCATCAACTCCAGCCCCTGGTTGAGCTTTTCGCGGTTGGAGAGCAGGTCGTCCAGCTCGCTCTTGCCGATGATCGACCGCAGCGAGGTCTGCGCCATCTGCGAGACCGCGAACCGGTAGTCCTCGACCCGTACGACCGCCTCGGCCGGCGCGGTCACCTTGAAGTAGACGACGGCGTCGACCCGTACCGTGACGTTGTCCCGGGTGATGCCCTCCTGCGCGGGCACCGGCATCGTCACGATCTGCATGTTGACCTTCCGGAGCTTGTCGATGCCCGGAACGATCATCGTGAACCCCGGCCCGCGCACTTCCGAGCGGAGCTTGCCGAGGCGGAACACCACGCCCCGTTCGTACTGTTTGACGACCCGCGCCGCGGCCATCGCGTACACGGCTCCGGCGGACACGAGGGTCACTCCCGCCGCCACCAGCTCCTCGACCATCACGGCCCCCAGGGTCCGTCGTGGGCGTCCACAGGGAGTTCTGCCTGTGGTCCGAAGGTAACTCCGCCGCCCGACCAAGGGGGAGCCCCCGTACGCGAGCAGCGCACGGGGGCTCGTGAACGCGGGGTGACTACCGGCCAGGCTTAGTAGACATGCACCCCGTACGCGCTCAGCGCCTCGGTGACCGGCTGGAAGAACGTCGTGCCGCCGGAGGAGCAGTTGCCGCTGCCGCCGGAGGTCAGACCGTAGGCGACGGTGCCGCCGTAGAGCGGGCCGCCGGAGTCGCCGGGCTCGGCGCAGACCGTGGTCTGGATCATGCCGTAGACGATGTCGCCGCCGCCGTAGTTGACGGTCGCGTTGAGGGCGGTGACGCGGCCGCTGTGCGTGCCGGTGGTGGAGCCGCGGCGGTACACCGTGGTGCCGACGGAAGGCGTGGCGGCACTGGCGATGTCCTGGCTGCCCACGGCGCCCGACTTGGTGACCGACGAGTTCGTGTAGCGCACGATGCCGTAGTCGTTGGTCGGGAAGCTGGAGCCGGCGGTGGTGCCGAGCGTGGTCGAGTGGGACGAGTTCGACCACCAGGTGCCCGCGCCGTCGGTGCAGTGACCGGCGGTCAGGAAGTAGTAGTTCCCGCTGTTGTCCTGGACGTTGAAGCCCAGCGAGCAGCGCCAGCTACTCGCATAGATGGCGTCGCCGCCGGAGATCAGTTTCTGGAACTTGCCCGGTGTCTTCTTGATCGTCAGCGCACCGGCGTTGGCGCCGGCCTGCCGCTTGATCTTGGCGATCTCCGCCTTGGAGACCGTGCTGTCGACGGTGACGACGACACGGTTGGTCTTGCTGTCGACCGCCCAGGCGGTGCCCGGGACGTCGGCCTTGAGCACCGAGTTGCCGGCGCTCTTGAGCTGGGTGGCGCTGAAGGTGGACACGTCCGATGCGCTCGCGTTGGGGATCGCGATCGCGGCGGCGGCCACGAGTCCGGTGGAAACGGCGATCAGCCGGGTCCGTCTCGTGATACCGCTACGGGGGGTGGTGCGCTTGATCCTCACTTGTCGTTCCTCCACATGGGAAGTCGGGGGCCCGCGTGGGGTCGGGGCCCGTGAGGCGCAGCCGGGGGCCCGTATGTCCGGATTCCGAACAAGCCGTGCCCCTGACAAGCGCTGGGGGGAGTATTCGGCCGAACGACCGGTAGACGCAAGGGCGCCTTTCGGCCGTCAACCTGTGCATCACCCATGTGTCGGCCAAGACTTGGCCAATCCCTCAGAGCAGGTTCCGCTCCCCCGCCTCGACGGCCGCGTCCAGGGTGTTCCCGGGCGGCGGGAACGGACAGATGAAGTGGTCGGCGAAGGCGCAGGGCGGCAGCAGCGCCCGGTTGAAGTCGACCGTCGTACGCCCCTCGGCGTCCGGCGCGGCGGGCCGCAGGAACCGGAATCGGAAGCTGCTCGTCCCGTTTGTCGTATCGCCGAAAACAGCCCACAGCGAGCCGTCCGCCTCGACCGTCACCCGGAGCGTGTGGTCCCGCCCGTCGAGGGTGAACGCCAGCTCCCCGCCGAGCCCGAGGCCGCGCTCCCGGCCGTCCGCGTTCGGCACGCGTACGGTGCGGTCCTCGTCGTACGGCGTGAAGCGCCCGGGCACCGACCAGCGCGGGTCGTACGGCGTGGCCTCGATGCCGCGGAAGGCGCGGCGCGCCTCGGAGGCGGGGTCGAAGTCCCGTACGCCCCACACCCCTTCGCGGACCAGCACCACCAGCTGCCGTTCGCCGAGCGCCAGGGGGCCCGCGGCCGCGGTGAGCCGCGTCTCACCGCTCACCGGCCGCCCGTCCAGGGTCAGCCCGTCGGCCTCGTCGGCCGTCAGCAGCACCCCGTCGCCGTCGGTCCGCCAGGTCCCGGGGATGTCCGGAAGTCGGCCGTCCGGATAGTCCTCCAGCCAGTACGTGCCGGTGAGCGAGAGCGGCCCGTAGGGCGCGGACACCGACTCGACCCGCTCCTCGTGCCACTGCTTCCACGCGTCGAACGCGTCCGAGGTCATCTTGGTCAGCCTTTCTGTTCCGGTGCTGCGAGCCCCAGGTGGGAGCGCAGGGTGCTGCCCTCGTATTCCGTGCGGAACGCCCCGCGCTCCTGGAGCAGCGGCACCACCCGGTCCACGAACTCGTCGAGCCCGTCGGGGGTGAGGTGCGGTACGAGGATGAAGCCGTCGGCGGCGTCGGCCCGCACGAACGCGTCGAGCTCGTCGGCGACCGCCTGCGGGGTGCCGACGAAGGACTGCCGGCCGCCCGCCTCGATGACGGTCTCCCGGATCGACAGCCCCTTCTCCTCGGCCAACGCCCGCCACTTCTCCGCGATCACGACCGTGTCGCCGCGCCGGGTCCGCCCCTGGGTGATGCCGTACTCCGGCACGGGGTCGAAGTCGGGGAGCGGTCCGTCGGGGTCGTACGCGGACAGGTCGGTGCCCCAGATCTGCTCCAGGGTGAGCAACGCCGTCTGCGGGGAGGTCTGTTGGCGCCGGATCTCGGCGGCCTTCTCCCGGGCGTCGGCGGCGGTGTCGCCGAGGACGACGGAGACGCCGGGCAGGATCTTCAGATCGCCGTGCGCGCGGCCGTACTTGGCCAGCCGCCTCTTCACATCGGCGTAGAAGGCCTTCCCCGCCTCCAGTGAGCTCTGCCGCGTGCGGTGTCTTCCCGGGGGACAACCCCCGGCCCCCCAGCCGGAAAAGACCACGTCGGCGGTGGCGGCCGCGAACTCCCGGCCCTCGTCGGAGTCGCCGGCCTGGATGACGACCGGATGCCCCTGCGGGGAGCGCGGCACGGTGAACTCGCCCGCGATGTCGAAGTGCGGCCCCCGGTGCGCGAACGGCCGGGACACCCCCTCCGGCGTCCAGGAGTCCCACAACTCCCGTGCCGTGGCGACGAACTCGGCGGCCCGGGTGTACCGGTCGGCGCGGTCGAGGAAGCCGCCGCGCCGGAAGTTCTCGCCGGTGAGGGCGTCGGAGGAGGTCACCACGTTCCAGGCGGCCCGGCCGCCGCTGAGATGGTCGAGGGTGGCCAGCCGGCGGGCCAGCTCGTAGGGCTCGTTGAAGGTCGCGTCGACCGTCGCGGCGAGCCCGAGCCGTTCGGTGACGGCGGCGAGCGCGTTCAGCACGGTGAGGTACTCCGGGCGGCCGACGACGTCCAAGTCCTGGACAGGACCCTTGTGTTCGCGCGGCCGCAGCCCTTCCGCGAGGAAGAAGAAGTCGAACAGCCCGCGCTCGGCGGTGCGGGCGAGGTGCTCGAAGGAGGAGAACCCGATCTGCGGCTTCGACCGCGGATCGGCCCGTACGGTGGTGTCGCCGACGCCCGGGAAGTGGGCGGCGAGATGGATCCGCTTCACCTTCGGCTGCCGCGTCATGAGGCCTCCCCCGCGTACTGGTTGGCGGGCCGCGCGAGGCCCAGGTGGTCCCGGAGCGTGCTGCCCGGATAGAAGGTGCGGAACAGGCCCCGGTGCTGGAGCAGCGGAACCGTGCCGTTGACCAGCCGCTCCAGGTCGCGGCGCGGCGCGGCGGGCGTGAGGTGGAAGCCGTCGACGGCACCGGACCCGTGCCAGGAGGCGATCAGCTCGGCGAGGTCGACGGGCCCGCCCCGGTACAGCGGGCCCTGCGCGGTCTGCCGGGGCCCTCCTCCGCCATGGCCGGGCTCGGCCGCGTGCTCGCCGTCGCCGAGGTCGGCGAGAAGGCTCGCGAAGACCCGCAGCCCGTCCGGGTTCCGGCCGAACCGGGCGGCGTCCTTGCGGAGTTGGTCCCGTACGGCACCGGCCTGCGCGGCGTTCGCCACCCGCACCAGCGCCACGTCGGCGTACCGGGCGGCGGTGCGCCGGGCCGGCCCCTCGGTCGCGTCGACGACCCGGACGGGGTGGCCCTGCGGGGGCCGGGGCACGATCGAGGGGCCCCTGACCGAGAAGCCCGAGCCCTCGAAGTCGACGTGGTGCAGCTTGTCCCGGTCGATGAAGCGGCCGGTCGGCACGTCCCGGATCTCGGCATCGTCCTCCCAGCTGTCCCACAACCGCGCCGCCACATCGGCCACTTCACCGGCCTCCCGCCACAGCTCCTCGGCGGGGGCGGCGTGCCGGCGGCCGAAGAGCCGGGCCTCGCCCTCGGTGGTGGAGACGTCGAGCCGCCAGCCCGCCCGGCCCCGGCTGACCCAGTCGAGGGTGGCGACGGCGGCCTGCACATGGAAGGGCTCGGTGTGCGTGGTGGTGACGGTCGGGACGAGACCGACGCGGTGGGTGGCGGGCGCCACCCGCGACAGCACGGACAGCGCGTCGAGCCCGGGCCGGGCGAAGGTGTCGTCCAGCGTCACGAAGTCGAGGACGCCGTGCTCGGCGAGGCGGGCCAGGTCGACGTAGGAGGCGGCGTCGTACACGGACGGCTGGTCGACGGCGGCGGAGAGATGCAGCATCACAGCACCTCCAGGGAGCCGAAGCTCTTGTGGACGGGCCTGATGTCGACCATCACGGTCATGGGTGGGGTTCCTCGCGAAAGTAGTGACGGGGGACTCAGGCCGCGGCACGTCCGGCCGCCGCCCCCAGGAACAGCAGCGCCGCCCGCGCGGTCGCGTCGTTCTGCCGGAAGGCGGGCCCGCCGGTGCGGGGCCGGGTGAAGGCGCCGGGAGTGCGGCCGTCGGTGTAGGGGCCGAGCGCGAACCGCCGGGGGTGCGGCCGGCCGTTCCGGTCGAGGATCCGCCCGTCGGCGGGGTCGACCCGGAGCAGCCCGTCGGGCGTCTCGGCGGCCCCGTCGGCGTGCAGTTCCCGCAGCAGCGTGTCCCTGGCCCGCCCGACGGTGGGCTCCGGCAACCGTGCCTCGACCAGCGCCCGCGCCTCGACGAAGGCTCCCGGCACGGTCGCGCTCGTCGCCCGGAACACCCCGCCCTCGGCGCTGACGCTCATGTCGGCGCCGACGAACTTCAGGACACCGGCCCGCGACAGCGCCAGCAGCTGCCGCAGCCGGGGCCCGGGCGGCCCGGAGGCCAGATAGCTGAAGAACCCGTGCCACCAGGGCGGCGCGCCACCGAGCCGGATCAACTGCCCGTAGACGGAGAGCAGTCCGAGGAAGACCGCCAAGTCCGGGCTGTACGACGGATCATGACGTCTGCTCAGGTCCTGCTCGACGTACCCCCGAAGCCCTTCCTGGAACTCCTCGTACGACCCGTACCGCACCCCCTCCAGCGGCCGGTCGAGCGCCGTCAGGTCCAGCCGGTCGGCGGGGTCGGGCACGGCGGACGCCACCAGCGCGTGGATCTCCGCCTCGCCCTCGGCCGCCGCGTACTTCTCCTCGAAGTCCGCCCAGGCGCCGGAGGTACGTTCAGGGTGGACGTCGAACAGCCGGTGGTAGTGGGCGAACCCCAACTCCTTCTCCACCAGCGGCCACACGTCCCGTCGGAAGTCGAACCCGCCAGGACGCGCGAGCAGTTCCGCCACCTCGGCGGGCCCGAAGAAGCGGGGCAGCGGCGGGCGTTCGCCGGTCCACTCGTACCCGATCTTCGAGTGGTACGGCACTCCGCGCCGCGAGCCGACGTACAGCACCGGCTCCCGCCCCGAGGGCACATAGGTGTCCCCTTCGTACCGTCCGCCGCGCCCCTCGGTGAGGAGCACCATCAGGTCGACGAAGGCCAGCCCGAAGCCGCGCACGAGGACCGGCTCGCCGGGCGCGAGCGCGGACAGGTCGCTGTCGGCGGTGAAGTCGGGCGGGAGGTGGACAAGGCCGTGCGTCTCGGCGTATGCCGCCAACTCGCCCTGGTCCGCGTCGAGTTCGGCGTCGAGATGACCGAGGGAGAGCACCACCAGGTCGGCGAGCAGCGGGCGCGGGCGGTCCTCCAGCCACACCTGCTGACGTCCGTCGCGCGAACCGCTGATCCGCAGGGCCCGTCTCGGATGGTGGTGGACGCGGACACCGTCGGGCAGCGCCGCCACCGCCTGCTCGTGCACCCAGCGCAGGTAGGCGCCCTGGAGCTGCCGGTCGGCGAAGGTGGCGCCGTCGATGCCGGCCCACTCGTGCAGGGTGGGCCCCGGGCGCACGGGCCCCTCCATGGTCACCGTCTCGTCGGTGAACATGGTGACGTCCTCGGCGTGCGAGTTCATCCACAGCAGCGGCGACTGCGCCTCCCGCCAGATGCGTCCGGCGCCCGGCGGATACGGGTCCACCAGGTGGATGTCGAAGCCTTCGCGGGACAGCCCCGAACCGGCGTACAGCTCGGGCGCGTTGGCGGCGATCCGCTCGATCAGACCGGTCCCCCGCGGCCCGGCCCCGACGATCACCAGCGTGCCCCGGCTCATCGCGCCGTCTCCGAACCGTGCGCGGAAGAGCGTTCCACGGAACACTGGCCGGGACGGCGTTGCGGGACGATCCGCGGGGAATCCGCGTCCTCGGGTATGTCCGGGGCGGCGGGGGCTTTGACGAGGGTGTCGGAGGACATGCGGAAGCTCCGTGTGGACGGGCGCCTTCACATACGGCCGAGCCCCTCAGCAGGGCCGCTCCTTGAGACTACGGGCCGGTTTCCCCTCACTGTCAAGGCTGTCCAAACTGTGAGCGGTACGTCTCAAGTCAGTTGACGCACCACCGGATGCCTGTTCCACTTGGCCCATGCATCCACAGCAGTGGCTGGTCAAGCGCTCCCACATCGACTTCGGTCGCGTGTGGTCCTCTTCCTGTTGAGCTGACCCCCTGCGCGCCCCGACGACCGGGGCGCCTTTTGCGCATCCCCTGCTCCACCCTCTTCTTTCTCCTTCGCCGCCTTCACACGCGCCTTCCCCTCACCCAGCGCTCTTTCTCGCTCACAGGAGACAGTCCCGCCATGCGTACGCCTTCGCGCGCCCGAAACAGGTTGACAGCCCCCAGCACCTTCGAGGCCACGCTGGAGGAGAACAAGCACCTGTGAAGTCGCTAACGCACCATCGCCACCCGCCTCTTGGGCGCAAGAGACCGAACCCCGATCACCCGATCCATCAACGCCCCCAGAACATCCCGCACAGACCCCCGCTCCCGAGCATCACACTCCAGCACCGGCACCTCGGCCCCCAGACCGAGTGCTTCCCGCACCTCATCCAGTTCGAACCGCTCCGCCCCGTCGAACCGATTCACCGCAAGGACGAACGGCGCCCCCTGCGACTCGAAGTAGTCGACGGCCGGAAAACACTCCTCGATGCGCCGGGTGTCCACGAGGACGACCGTCCCCAGAGCCCCCTCCACCAGGTCGTCCCACAGGAACGAGAACCGGTCCTGCCCGGGCGTCCCGAACAGATAGAGGGCGATCGTCGGATCAAGAGTGATCCGCCCGAAATCCAGCGCCACGGTCGTGGTCGTCTTCGACTCGACCCCGTCGAGCGAATCGACCCCCACGGAGACCTGCGTCATCGCGGCCTCCGTGTCCAGCGGCTCGATCTCCGAAATCGCCCCGATGAAGGTGGTCTTGCCGACGCCGAGCCCACCGCTCACCACGATCTTCACGGCGAGCGGCACGATCCTGTCAGAGCGCCCGGACATGGTCCCTGATCCTTTCGAGCATGTGGAGCGGCAGCTCCTCGGGTTCCCGGCAGTCGAGCCGGCCGGCGACGACGAGGTCGGACACGAGCACCTTGGCGACGCCCAGCGGGATGCCGACCCGCGACGCCACCTCGGCGACCGTCGTCGGCTGCTCGCACACCGCGACGATGTGCCGCCGCTCGAACGTCAGCGACTCGTCGGGTTCACCGACGGCGACGACCAGCGTCTCCAGCCGCAGGTCGGCCTGGAGCGGCTCGGCCCGGCCGCCGGTGATGATGAACGGCCGGACGAACGTCGCGTCCTCAACAGGCTCTACGTCCACGGGCTCTTCGTCGTTCACCGCGGCAACGCCTGCCGCAGATCGGCGATGAGGGTCGGCGTGAGCAGATCGCCCGCCCGCTCCGCGAGGACCGCCATCTCGTAGCCGACGAGCCCCAGTTCACCGCTGCTGTCGGCCAGCACACCCAGACAACTGCCGTCGCGGATCGCGGAGACGAGCAGGAAACCCCGCCCCATCTCGATCATGATGAGTTTGACCCCGTCGAAGCCGTACCGCTTGGACGCGCTGCGCGCCAGGCTGCTGAGCCCCGAGACGATCGCGGAGAGATGGTCGGCCTCGGTCCGCCCGAGCCCGTCGGACACGGCGATCAGCAGCCCGTCGGAGGAGACGGCGACCGCGTCCCGTACCCCGTCGGTGCTCTTGACGAAGTTGGCGAGCAGCCAGTTGAAGGTCTGCGAGTCGTTGTGGGCGTCGACGGCGGTCACTTGGCGTCACCCTCTTTCTGCTCGGCGCCCTTGTGGTCGTCCTTGTCGCCCTCCTTCGCCTTTTCCTTCTCCGCGCTGATCCCGCCCCGCATATGGGCGCTGCGCAGAGTGGAGAGCATCCCGGAGATCTCCTCCGGGCTGCGGTCGGGTGCGGGCTCGGCGGGGGCCGGGCGCTCGGGGCGGTCGGTCTCGCTGACGGCGTCGGAGATGGCGCTGCGCTGCGGTCGCTTGACCAGCCCGTTGCGGGTCCGCGCGGCGGAGGTGCCCTTGCCGCCCGCGGCCTGGTGGCCGGCGTTCTCGGCAGGTTTCGCCTCTGC includes:
- a CDS encoding FAD/NAD(P)-binding protein, producing MSRGTLVIVGAGPRGTGLIERIAANAPELYAGSGLSREGFDIHLVDPYPPGAGRIWREAQSPLLWMNSHAEDVTMFTDETVTMEGPVRPGPTLHEWAGIDGATFADRQLQGAYLRWVHEQAVAALPDGVRVHHHPRRALRISGSRDGRQQVWLEDRPRPLLADLVVLSLGHLDAELDADQGELAAYAETHGLVHLPPDFTADSDLSALAPGEPVLVRGFGLAFVDLMVLLTEGRGGRYEGDTYVPSGREPVLYVGSRRGVPYHSKIGYEWTGERPPLPRFFGPAEVAELLARPGGFDFRRDVWPLVEKELGFAHYHRLFDVHPERTSGAWADFEEKYAAAEGEAEIHALVASAVPDPADRLDLTALDRPLEGVRYGSYEEFQEGLRGYVEQDLSRRHDPSYSPDLAVFLGLLSVYGQLIRLGGAPPWWHGFFSYLASGPPGPRLRQLLALSRAGVLKFVGADMSVSAEGGVFRATSATVPGAFVEARALVEARLPEPTVGRARDTLLRELHADGAAETPDGLLRVDPADGRILDRNGRPHPRRFALGPYTDGRTPGAFTRPRTGGPAFRQNDATARAALLFLGAAAGRAAA
- a CDS encoding S1 family peptidase — protein: MRIKRTTPRSGITRRTRLIAVSTGLVAAAAIAIPNASASDVSTFSATQLKSAGNSVLKADVPGTAWAVDSKTNRVVVTVDSTVSKAEIAKIKRQAGANAGALTIKKTPGKFQKLISGGDAIYASSWRCSLGFNVQDNSGNYYFLTAGHCTDGAGTWWSNSSHSTTLGTTAGSSFPTNDYGIVRYTNSSVTKSGAVGSQDIASAATPSVGTTVYRRGSTTGTHSGRVTALNATVNYGGGDIVYGMIQTTVCAEPGDSGGPLYGGTVAYGLTSGGSGNCSSGGTTFFQPVTEALSAYGVHVY
- a CDS encoding slipin family protein, encoding MVEELVAAGVTLVSAGAVYAMAAARVVKQYERGVVFRLGKLRSEVRGPGFTMIVPGIDKLRKVNMQIVTMPVPAQEGITRDNVTVRVDAVVYFKVTAPAEAVVRVEDYRFAVSQMAQTSLRSIIGKSELDDLLSNREKLNQGLELMIDSPAVEWGVTIDRVEIKDVSLPETMKRSMARQAEADRERRARVINADAELQASKKLAEAAKEMSEQPAALQLRLLQTVVAVAAEKNSTLVLPFPVELLRFLERAQSGGAAVPPPVAQPVQEQLTAPQPRLDPDPEGSNSRQD
- a CDS encoding roadblock/LC7 domain-containing protein; this translates as MTAVDAHNDSQTFNWLLANFVKSTDGVRDAVAVSSDGLLIAVSDGLGRTEADHLSAIVSGLSSLARSASKRYGFDGVKLIMIEMGRGFLLVSAIRDGSCLGVLADSSGELGLVGYEMAVLAERAGDLLTPTLIADLRQALPR
- a CDS encoding GTP-binding protein is translated as MSGRSDRIVPLAVKIVVSGGLGVGKTTFIGAISEIEPLDTEAAMTQVSVGVDSLDGVESKTTTTVALDFGRITLDPTIALYLFGTPGQDRFSFLWDDLVEGALGTVVLVDTRRIEECFPAVDYFESQGAPFVLAVNRFDGAERFELDEVREALGLGAEVPVLECDARERGSVRDVLGALMDRVIGVRSLAPKRRVAMVR
- a CDS encoding LLM class flavin-dependent oxidoreductase gives rise to the protein MLHLSAAVDQPSVYDAASYVDLARLAEHGVLDFVTLDDTFARPGLDALSVLSRVAPATHRVGLVPTVTTTHTEPFHVQAAVATLDWVSRGRAGWRLDVSTTEGEARLFGRRHAAPAEELWREAGEVADVAARLWDSWEDDAEIRDVPTGRFIDRDKLHHVDFEGSGFSVRGPSIVPRPPQGHPVRVVDATEGPARRTAARYADVALVRVANAAQAGAVRDQLRKDAARFGRNPDGLRVFASLLADLGDGEHAAEPGHGGGGPRQTAQGPLYRGGPVDLAELIASWHGSGAVDGFHLTPAAPRRDLERLVNGTVPLLQHRGLFRTFYPGSTLRDHLGLARPANQYAGEAS
- a CDS encoding DUF742 domain-containing protein codes for the protein MNDEEPVDVEPVEDATFVRPFIITGGRAEPLQADLRLETLVVAVGEPDESLTFERRHIVAVCEQPTTVAEVASRVGIPLGVAKVLVSDLVVAGRLDCREPEELPLHMLERIRDHVRAL
- a CDS encoding NtaA/DmoA family FMN-dependent monooxygenase (This protein belongs to a clade of FMN-dependent monooxygenases, within a broader family of flavin-dependent oxidoreductases, the luciferase-like monooxygenase (LMM) family, some of whose members use coenzyme F420 rather than FMN.); this translates as MTRQPKVKRIHLAAHFPGVGDTTVRADPRSKPQIGFSSFEHLARTAERGLFDFFFLAEGLRPREHKGPVQDLDVVGRPEYLTVLNALAAVTERLGLAATVDATFNEPYELARRLATLDHLSGGRAAWNVVTSSDALTGENFRRGGFLDRADRYTRAAEFVATARELWDSWTPEGVSRPFAHRGPHFDIAGEFTVPRSPQGHPVVIQAGDSDEGREFAAATADVVFSGWGAGGCPPGRHRTRQSSLEAGKAFYADVKRRLAKYGRAHGDLKILPGVSVVLGDTAADAREKAAEIRRQQTSPQTALLTLEQIWGTDLSAYDPDGPLPDFDPVPEYGITQGRTRRGDTVVIAEKWRALAEEKGLSIRETVIEAGGRQSFVGTPQAVADELDAFVRADAADGFILVPHLTPDGLDEFVDRVVPLLQERGAFRTEYEGSTLRSHLGLAAPEQKG
- a CDS encoding DUF1684 domain-containing protein — protein: MTSDAFDAWKQWHEERVESVSAPYGPLSLTGTYWLEDYPDGRLPDIPGTWRTDGDGVLLTADEADGLTLDGRPVSGETRLTAAAGPLALGERQLVVLVREGVWGVRDFDPASEARRAFRGIEATPYDPRWSVPGRFTPYDEDRTVRVPNADGRERGLGLGGELAFTLDGRDHTLRVTVEADGSLWAVFGDTTNGTSSFRFRFLRPAAPDAEGRTTVDFNRALLPPCAFADHFICPFPPPGNTLDAAVEAGERNLL